From Anoplopoma fimbria isolate UVic2021 breed Golden Eagle Sablefish chromosome 11, Afim_UVic_2022, whole genome shotgun sequence, one genomic window encodes:
- the si:ch211-51c14.1 gene encoding protein kinase C and casein kinase substrate in neurons protein 3, producing MSTPTSDASIEDATSRSFWMPGNYQPTVKRTEDAFQACNDIVACFQERARVERQYAQQLSEWSNKWKPVVDSSPLYGSLLKAWQCFLSSADRLASLHASICRSLVSEDGDRVRTWQKDTFHKKLFGGFKESQDTETGFTRAQKPWAKRLKKLDKARRAYHKVSRKEQAAREREVHAQGNPDVAIDKQKKIQEERELVQQEAEKVRARYEKVLEEVNRYAPRYMEEMESIFDQSQDEERKRIVFLKQAFLSIHKNLDITNNESVRAVYNELHNTLMAIDEHEDLRWWKNTYGPGMPTDWPHFEEWMPEKKNKKGKKEVEKKGTIERSVIIGGVKVRAMYDYIGQETDELSFKTGEEFLKIEDEDDQGWCRGMKDDGCEGLYPANYVEVV from the exons CCTGGGAACTATCAGCCCACTGTGAAGCGAACAGAAGATGCCTTCCAGGCCTGCAATGACATCGTGGCGTGTTTCCAAGAGAGAGCTCGTGTGGAGAGGCAGTACGCCCAGCAGCTCAGTGAGTGGAGCAACAAGTGGAAGCCAGTAGTGGACTCCA GTCCTCTGTACGGATCTCTTCTGAAGGCCTGgcagtgttttctctcctcGGCTGACCGGCTGGCCTCCTTACACGCCTCCATCTGTCGCTCCCTGGTGTCGGAGGATGGAGACAGGGTCAGGACCTGGCAGAAGGACACCTTCCACAAGAAGTTGTTTGGAGGCTTCAAGGAGTCCCAGGACACTGAGACAGGATTTACACGCGCTCAGAAGCCCTGGGCCAAACGActgaaaaag TTGGATAAGGCCAGGAGGGCGTACCACAAAGTGAGCCGTAAGGAGCAGGCAGCCAGAGAGCGAGAGGTGCATGCTCAGGGAAACCCAGACGTCGCCATCGACAAACAGAAGAAGAtccaagaggagagagagctggtTCAACAGGAGGCTGAGAAG GTCCGTGCCCGCTATGAGAAAGTCCTCGAGGAGGTGAACCGCTACGCTCCACGCTacatggaggagatggagtcCATCTTTGACCAATCGCAGGACGAGGAGCGAAAGAGGATTGTGTTCCTCAAACAGGCCTTTCTCTCCATCCACAAAAACCTGGACATAACCAACAATGAGAG TGTGAGGGCCGTGTACAACGAGCTCCACAACACACTGATGGCCATCGATGAGCATGAGGACCTTCGCTGGTGGAAAAACACCTACGGGCCCGGCATGCCCACCGACTGGCCTCACTTCGAG GAATGGATGCccgagaagaaaaacaaaaaagggaagaaagaagTCGAAAAGAAAGGAACAATAGAGAGGAG TGTGATTATTGGAGGAGTGAAAGTAAGAGCTATGTATGATTATATTGGCCAGGAGACAGATGAGCTGTCATTTAAAACAG GTGAGGAGTTTTTAAAGatagaggatgaggatgatcAGGGCTGGTGTCGGGGGATGAAGGACGACGGGTGTGAGGGGCTTTACCCAGCCAACTATGTCGAGGTGGTGTAG